From Paenibacillus sp. PL2-23:
CCGAACAGCGCATCGAGCTCCTTCATCTTTCTGTGGGCGTCCAGCGTAATTTCGTTCGTGTTCTGCACGACCTCGCGCGCGTCGCGGCTTACCTGCTGAAGCTCCAGACGAAGCTCGCCAATGGTGCGCTTTGCCTCCTCCATAGCCGTGCCCGCCTGGCGCAGCATCTTGGATACCTTGAAATATAGTCCGACAGCAACAATGGTAATGATAGCTACACAAATTCCGATGAGTACATTCATAATCTCGATCTCCTCTCATATCCCTTTTATTTGATTTTCGTTTGAATCCTCTTGACTCGTATTACCCGGGTCTACCCTTCTTGAAACAGTCCGTATGCTGGAACGTTTCACCACATTTTCACATTAAAATGGGAATGTCGCCGCACGGCATGGTATACTAGATTTATATGTGCGGGACTATAACCAATCTACTCAGGAGCTAAGGAGGCTACGATGTCTGCTTCATCGCGTAAATTCAGCATCAAGTACAAAATCGCCATCGGCTACATCTTGATCCTATGCTGTCTGGGCGCCGCAATCGTGATGGTATCAGAACGGATCGGCGTGCTGCAGAACGAGATCGAGACGATGACGACCAGGGATTTGGAGATTAACAATCTCATTACGTCCATTCGATATAACGTTGTCAGTATGGAGACAAGCCAGCGGGGCTTCCTGCTGACAGGGAGCGAGACGTACCTGGATCCCTATACCCGCGGCAAGGTGGAGTGGGAGGACAACTATCGCCAGCTTTACAACTATCTGTCCGAGGATCCGAATAAAAGAACGGATCTGGAAAGCATCAAAGCCACGATTCAGCATTGGATTGATACGGCAGGGGAACCTACCATCCAAATGAAGCGAGAGAACCAGACCCAGGCTATTATCGATTTCTTCGAGGAGGATCCCGGCAAGGAGGACGTTGAGATGCTGCGCGAGCTGCTGGAGGGCTTGCGGCTGAAGCATCTGGAAACGAACAAAATGCATATAGCGGACCTGGATGAGCGAAATGACTGGCTCCTTACGATGCTGGTCAGCATGCTTGTCGCGGTCGCTGTGATTTCCTTTTTCATTGTATCGTACGTATCTGGCTCTATCGTCAAAACAATTACACAGGTATCTTCTACCATTAAGGAAATATCCAATTCCAAGGGCGACCTGACCAAACGGATACACGTGGGCACCCGGGATGAAGTACGAGAGCTCGCGGAGTCGACCAACGAGCTGCTGGGCAGCCTGGAGTCCCAGTCCTGGATTCAGCGGAACGTCGCCAATGTGGCCACCATGAACCAAGGCTTCAGCAGCCTGCAAGACCTTGCTTCTTCCTTCCTGAGCCAGGTCGCGCCAATTATCGGAGCTTCTTACGGTGTCCTGTACTACCGGAGAGGGACGGGCGAGAAGCAGACTCTGGAGAAGCTGTCCGCTTATGCCGCTTACGGAGACGACCGCTCCAGAACCAGCTTCGCCATCGGTGAAGGTCTGGTAGGGCAATGCGCGCTGGACAAGCGCCCGTTCCTGCTGAATCAG
This genomic window contains:
- a CDS encoding DUF948 domain-containing protein, which gives rise to MNVLIGICVAIITIVAVGLYFKVSKMLRQAGTAMEEAKRTIGELRLELQQVSRDAREVVQNTNEITLDAHRKMKELDALFGSVKEIGIAAQALTMSVKEAAIGAAVKVKQGGKAARDASSGKVGAIADAIASTIRVMTRLRQN